The window TAATCCTCGTCCAGCAACGACTGGAGTTCGACATACGGTATCGTGCCGCTGAAATCCACGATCGGGTCGGCAAACTCCCGAATCGGACGAAGTGCCTCGGTTCCTTCCTCCGGGTCGTCGGAATAACACCCGAGGAAGGCGATGGCTGGGTCTCCCCACGACGTTTCCGGGAACTCCTCCAGTTCCGGTACCCACGCGCAGAACGGAACGAGGCTCACTTCGTCCGGGGCGTCCTCCGAATACTCCCGGAAGAATTCGAGGGCTTCCATCGTCCGCTCTCCTTCGTGCCAGACGAAACACATCGCGACCTTCGGGCCGACTGGGTGACAGTCGTACTCGAAGGCGGTGACGACGCCGAAGTTTCCGCCGCCGCCGCGAAGCGCCCAAAGTAGGTCTTCATGGTCGTCCTCGCTCGCCGTAATGAACTCCCCGTCAGCAGTCACGACGTCCGCGGAGACGAGGTTGTCGCACGACAACCCGTACTTTCGGCGGACGTGTCCCATACCGCCACCCATCGTTAACCCCGCGATACCTGTATCGGAGACGACGCCGCCGGGGACGGCCAACCCGAACAGTTGTGTCTCCCGATCCACGTCTCCCCACGTGGCCCCCGCTCCGGCACGGACGCGCCGGGAGTCGGGGTCGACCTGTACCCAGTTCATGTGTTCGAGGTCGATAACCAGTCCATCATCCACGGTCGCCCGTCCCGAAACGCCGTGTCCGCCGCCCCGAACCGCGATTGGAAGGTCGAATTCCCGAGCGTATCGCACCGCTGTCTGCACGTCCGCAACTCCCTCACACCGGGCGACCATCGCCGGTCGTCGGTTTATCATTCCGTTCCACACCCGTCGTGCGTCGTCGTACACGTCCCCGTCTTCCGGAGTTACGAGATCGCCTTTCAGTTCCGATTCGAGCCTCTCGACTGGCGAATCGACTGTCTCTGTTGCCATGGTCCCCCACCAAGTGACTGTTAAACTGGCACGTCGATAAACGCGACTGTGAAATCGGCGGACAGTTTCACGCGAGGAAAAAGATGAGAATGCTGATGGACATCACCGCGAGAATGACCGCCCCCGCGAGTGCGCCACCCATGGCGATGAGCGCATTGGCGTGACTCGCTAACGTCTCCGTTCGGTCGTTGCCAAATACGGTTACTTCGGCGTACTCGCTCTCCATGCCGCTCTCGACCGGTTCGAGGTCGTCGGTCGCCTCATCGACCAGTCGATTCACGAGCGAGACGAGTTCGTCGTGGTCGATAGCACTCCCGACCTGATTCGAGGATTCGACCATATTCACGATGTGTGTGTCCGTGGTCATCACTTCGACCTCGTCGGCTTCGACAGCCGAGACGATGCGGTCCCGGAGCCCGGGTTCCATGTTGTTCCCGTCCACGAGCACGTAGGCAGTATGCTGTCCTGCGACTTCGAACACGGCGACTCGGATTCCGAGCGGACCAATTCCCTCCGCGGGCGTCCACTCGGTTTCATCCCACGCGATACCGAGACAGGGGTTATCACACTTCGCATTCTTGAGATCGGCACCCGCGGCCTTCGCAGCCTGAATCATCTGGAACGAGCGTTCGCTCCCGGGGTAGACGTGGCCGAGGTCGTCGCCTTGAAGCCCGTTGTTACAGTTGTGGGCATCGACGAGCATTACGTCGTCGAGCCCGTTCGACCGGGCCTCCGCGGCGGCAGCGAGGCCCACGGAGTATTCCACGTCATCAGCAAATTCGGGGGAGTACGTGGCGGCGAGCAGTGCGTCGTCGCCGAACCCCTGTCCGACGATCTTCGCGTCGCCGTTCTGCGTTCGGACGCTCTGGGTCGCGGTATTGCTGTATTCGATCCGCTCGTAGGCCGTGTTTGCGGCTTCGAGGATCGTGTCCACTTCGCGTTCGGTGACGAGATTGAAATCGTGCCCGGCGGTGGCGTGTGGTGGAAACGCGAGTCCGTCTGCTTGACTCGCCACGCGCCGGGGGAGGTTGCCGCCGCCGATCTCACCCATCGGTCCGGGGTGTATCATTGGCAAGACGAACCGGGCTTTTTCGCTTTCACCATCGGTTCGAAACGAGAGGACGGTGATGGGAACCATTGCCTTTTGGCCCATCTGCTCGAAAAAGTCCTCCAGTTCACGGGTACCTTCGGCGATGTGGCCGATGAAACCACGGACGAAATCGAGCACGCTGACGCCGAGACTGCGCCGCCACGGACGGTCGATGACGATGAGGAACCCGTATACTCCAAGCGCGTACACCCCACT of the Haladaptatus caseinilyticus genome contains:
- a CDS encoding DUF2070 family protein, with translation MTATQSDLASLSRYIFRAPRWYASVTFALLIAALAGIGAFDSQYILQDAWEGVFFIGIPTVVASVLTTPVDRRLGGQLTYNRSSLLALTCEIIVVAVMTLAGIIAAFTWIGQQFVFDMLLVSLASVFALRLLVVMAVSRTSFLISAISASIQTGTAAILFFIYSETIRVLEVGGPLVQNVLARGNKAPPELAGVIAPRDFILLALVSGVYALGVYGFLIVIDRPWRRSLGVSVLDFVRGFIGHIAEGTRELEDFFEQMGQKAMVPITVLSFRTDGESEKARFVLPMIHPGPMGEIGGGNLPRRVASQADGLAFPPHATAGHDFNLVTEREVDTILEAANTAYERIEYSNTATQSVRTQNGDAKIVGQGFGDDALLAATYSPEFADDVEYSVGLAAAAEARSNGLDDVMLVDAHNCNNGLQGDDLGHVYPGSERSFQMIQAAKAAGADLKNAKCDNPCLGIAWDETEWTPAEGIGPLGIRVAVFEVAGQHTAYVLVDGNNMEPGLRDRIVSAVEADEVEVMTTDTHIVNMVESSNQVGSAIDHDELVSLVNRLVDEATDDLEPVESGMESEYAEVTVFGNDRTETLASHANALIAMGGALAGAVILAVMSISILIFFLA
- a CDS encoding FAD-binding oxidoreductase, which codes for MATETVDSPVERLESELKGDLVTPEDGDVYDDARRVWNGMINRRPAMVARCEGVADVQTAVRYAREFDLPIAVRGGGHGVSGRATVDDGLVIDLEHMNWVQVDPDSRRVRAGAGATWGDVDRETQLFGLAVPGGVVSDTGIAGLTMGGGMGHVRRKYGLSCDNLVSADVVTADGEFITASEDDHEDLLWALRGGGGNFGVVTAFEYDCHPVGPKVAMCFVWHEGERTMEALEFFREYSEDAPDEVSLVPFCAWVPELEEFPETSWGDPAIAFLGCYSDDPEEGTEALRPIREFADPIVDFSGTIPYVELQSLLDEDYPHGRLYYWKSLYLEDLNDDVIESIIACAERCPVPLSTIDIWQGGGAVARVDEDETAFPYRDVPYGLNFEANWDDPRQTEVAVEWVRDSIAQMRKHPEAHGQYVNFPGLEEDPSGVPFGEHAEKLAQIKAKYDPEGVFRAHGNLQVRE